A window of Cryptomeria japonica chromosome 3, Sugi_1.0, whole genome shotgun sequence contains these coding sequences:
- the LOC131069568 gene encoding uncharacterized protein LOC131069568 has translation MEFDSDANEVIFVGLVIEFDEGISMILVGDLGQLPLVNDRPAYDSNRRAKLLWEEFKTMITLDKVFRQDGENIQQQRFHQLLTNLRDANPKIDDWKLLMMRTPITLDVARNNYFDNVVHFFSTNENVHNHNKRMLYSLNHPVAHSLAIRARSVNTIEDCSNDELDLELLINKNSRVMLTSNLWIQVGLVNGVLGYIQKIVYKPGSAPPEPLTYVLVEFDSYSGMPFEDHHPNIIPITPIQRGGTLQLPLRLAWALTIHKSQGLTLSKATIDIGSRERIGLTFVIVSHVKSLEGLRIMPPFTYDHYEKMKNGKQLSKRKAEENRLKFLEDNLM, from the coding sequence GTATATCGATGATTTTGGTTGGAGATTTGGGCCAGTTACCTCTTGTGAATGATAGACCAGCATATGATAGCAATAGAAGGGCAAAGTTATTATGGGAAGAATTCAAAACTATGATTACTTTAGATAAAGTATTCAGACAAGATGGAGAAAACATTCAACaacagaggtttcatcaacttttgacaaatctaagagatgcaaaccCAAAAATTGATGACTGGAAGTTGCTGATGATGAGAACCCCTATTaccttagatgttgcaaggaacaATTATTTTGATAATGTTGTCCACTTTTTCTCTACAAATGAAAATGTTCATAATCACAATAAGAGAATGCTATATTCATTGAACCATCCCGTTGCACATAGTCTTGCAATAAGAGCAAGAAGTGTTAATACAATAGAGGATTGTTCAAATGATGAACTTGATCTAGAGTTGTTGATCAATAAGAATTCAAGGGTGATGCTGACTTCAAATCTTTGGATACAAGTAGGTCTTGTAAATGGAGTTCTAGGGTATATTCAAAAAATAGTTTACAAACCAGGAAGTGCTCCTCCTGAACCACTTACATATGTGTTGGTTGAATTTGATAGTTATTCTGGAATGCCATTTGAAGATCATCATCCAAATATAATTCCAATAACACCAATACAAAGGGGTGGAACACTTCAATTACCATTAAGATTGGCATGGGCATTGACAATACATAAGTCTCAAGGATTGACTCTCTCAAAAGCTACAATTGATATAGGATCAAGAGAAAGAATAGGATTGACATTTGTCATAGTATCTCATGTGAAGTCTCTAGAAGGTCTTAGAATAATGCCACCATTCACATATGAtcattatgaaaaaatgaaaaatggcaAACAACTTTCCAAGCGAAAAGCTGAAGAAAATAGACTCAAATTTTTAGAAGATAATttgatgtaa